One part of the Bacteroidia bacterium genome encodes these proteins:
- a CDS encoding LytTR family DNA-binding domain-containing protein, producing MALTAIIVEDERASRETLHSYLEKYCADVEVVEMADSVKSGVIAIREHKPDLVFLDVEMPYGNAFDLLEAIGEINFQTIFVTAYSHYAIKALNYSASYYLLKPIDIEELIAAVDKVKQNIESGEHQLHTRILIDNLRTLNRQNKKVVLPILDGFEVVEVHEIIRCQANGNFTDFLLKDGSKKMICRTLKFYDELLSELGFIRIHKSHLVNMEYIVGYKKGKGGQVSMKNGDMVDVAPSRKKDLLKHF from the coding sequence TTGGCACTAACAGCAATCATAGTAGAAGACGAACGCGCCAGTCGCGAAACCTTGCATAGTTATCTGGAAAAATACTGCGCAGATGTTGAGGTAGTAGAAATGGCTGATAGCGTAAAAAGCGGAGTGATCGCAATACGCGAACATAAGCCCGATCTCGTCTTTCTGGACGTTGAGATGCCTTATGGAAATGCTTTTGATTTGCTGGAGGCGATTGGAGAAATCAATTTCCAGACCATTTTTGTGACAGCCTATAGCCACTATGCCATTAAAGCATTGAATTATTCCGCTTCCTATTATTTGCTGAAACCCATAGATATAGAGGAATTGATCGCAGCAGTAGATAAGGTCAAACAAAATATCGAATCCGGTGAGCATCAGCTTCACACCCGTATTCTGATCGATAACCTCCGTACCCTCAATCGCCAAAACAAAAAAGTCGTCCTCCCCATTTTGGATGGTTTTGAAGTAGTAGAAGTTCACGAAATCATCCGATGCCAGGCCAATGGAAACTTCACCGACTTTCTCCTGAAAGACGGAAGCAAAAAAATGATCTGTCGTACCCTGAAATTTTATGATGAATTGCTCTCCGAGTTGGGTTTTATCAGAATTCATAAATCACATCTGGTAAACATGGAGTATATTGTAGGGTATAAAAAAGGAAAAGGAGGACAAGTCTCTATGAAGAATGGCGACATGGTAGATGTCGCCCCTTCGAGGAAAAAAGATCTCCTCAAACACTTTTGA